A genomic window from Halorubrum trapanicum includes:
- a CDS encoding succinylglutamate desuccinylase/aspartoacylase family protein, whose protein sequence is MITLGTARASPGETDTGRLEVGEMRDGSPVRLPVAAINGATDGPTLYVQAVSDGDELNGLGVVNRVVPRLDPAELSGSVLVVGIVNHFAFQAAEHRNPVDDRKMNRGYPGDADGTTSERIAHQTFQVAKRADYILDLHQGSTSRMINETRVRCGVRHRLHGDCLELAKAFGCGHVLDIKGPDGQLARAGPEHGIPTVDPELGGCVGWDEESIQYGVEGVFNVLRHYGFLDGDASLESQTRARGFDQYGSPAGGLVRFERELGERVSAGDVLFEVTDTFGALEGRVTADTDGIFWRTRRLPQVAAGEYVCSIGTNVDEY, encoded by the coding sequence ATGATAACGCTGGGAACGGCCCGCGCCTCTCCGGGCGAGACGGACACGGGCCGTCTCGAGGTGGGGGAGATGCGGGACGGGAGCCCCGTCCGGCTGCCGGTCGCCGCGATCAACGGTGCGACCGACGGGCCGACGCTGTACGTCCAGGCGGTGAGCGACGGCGACGAGCTGAACGGCTTAGGCGTCGTCAACCGCGTCGTCCCACGGCTCGACCCGGCCGAGCTGTCGGGGTCCGTCCTCGTCGTCGGCATCGTGAACCACTTCGCGTTCCAGGCCGCCGAACACCGCAACCCCGTCGACGACCGGAAGATGAACCGCGGCTACCCGGGCGACGCGGACGGGACGACGAGCGAGCGGATCGCCCACCAGACGTTCCAGGTCGCCAAGCGCGCGGACTACATCCTCGACCTCCACCAGGGGTCGACGAGCCGGATGATAAACGAGACGCGCGTGCGCTGCGGCGTCCGCCACCGCCTCCACGGGGACTGTTTAGAGCTCGCGAAGGCGTTCGGCTGCGGGCACGTCCTCGACATCAAGGGCCCGGACGGCCAGCTCGCTAGGGCCGGTCCGGAGCACGGCATCCCCACCGTCGACCCGGAGCTCGGCGGCTGCGTCGGCTGGGACGAGGAGTCGATTCAGTACGGCGTCGAGGGCGTGTTCAACGTGCTCCGCCACTACGGGTTCCTCGACGGCGACGCATCCCTCGAATCGCAGACGCGCGCCCGCGGATTCGACCAGTACGGCTCGCCGGCCGGCGGCTTAGTCCGCTTCGAGCGCGAGCTCGGCGAGCGCGTCTCGGCCGGCGACGTCCTCTTCGAGGTGACCGACACGTTCGGCGCCTTGGAAGGCCGCGTCACCGCCGACACCGACGGAATCTTCTGGCGGACGCGCCGGCTCCCGCAGGTGGCCGCCGGCGAGTACGTCTGCTCGATCGGGACCAACGTCGACGAGTACTGA